The following coding sequences are from one Helicoverpa armigera isolate CAAS_96S chromosome 2, ASM3070526v1, whole genome shotgun sequence window:
- the LOC110371361 gene encoding signal recognition particle subunit SRP68: MVVLEGDSGDAKPISAEENDKEEVKSPRLLTLEIFRITKDAQQQHGLRHGDYQRYRGYCSRRIRRLRKVLKIPQGDRRHYRRRDVTTVHLTATTAESRLLCVPLLQAERAWAYAMQLRQEANTEPRKKFHLVSRLKKAFAHAQTLLQLCEQSGVCDARTQLEAGAYAAWLGGALLVELQQWRAAAESLHRAQLVLEKLCAALPEDERTVFKQKVEELKPSLRYCAYNIGDESAAGDLVAMRGQGLIENLDTLMAQAKESRSGVMHEIEWRGRRVTVRPEKVRLFLIALQDLDKSVASAETVQAKIDILENILMDCKDAISAIKDEIKSDPKLKTASESQMSGINYLLSYLMYLRLMRTIERNNLLVQQAEEARKNNIQIDGKKVRPQDLTRLYEIILQNFTELQQLPGFETDAAYQQEIETLTKAYRAFRCYYIAQVLTGLRRFREALAMLERCSNYSAESLASKLSDKQLVDKLQILKKDIESCKFEVHADSVLEDDEEDEDTKYTSSGRSYKDKKPLVDRLDEYREDTQVLTKNPNIYKMPPPMEAIPCKPLFFDLACNFVEFPNLDDKTGAADSKKQGAGLTGLVKGFLGWGKSDK, from the exons ATGGTGGTGTTGGAAGGCGATTCCGGGGATGCGAAACCTATTTCCGCTGaagaaaatgataaagaagAAGTCAAGTCGCCGAGGCTTTTAACTTTAGAAA TTTTCCGCATCACGAAGGATGCTCAGCAACAGCATGGCCTACGCCACGGTGACTACCAGCGCTACCGAGGATATTGTTCAAGGCGCATCAGGAGGCTGCGTAAAGTGCTCAAAATACCCCag GGCGACCGCCGTCACTACCGCCGACGTGACGTCACCACCGTCCACCTGACAGCCACGACGGCAGAGAGTCGCTTGCTCTGCGTGCCACTACTCCAAGCAGAGAGAGCGTGGGCCTATGCCATGCAGTTACGCCAAGAGGCCAACACTGAGCCCAGGAAGAAGTTCCATCTTGTGTCCCGGTTGAAGAAGGCGTTTGCTCATGCTCAGACGCTTCTGCAGTTGTGCGAG CAAAGTGGTGTCTGCGACGCTCGCACGCAGCTGGAGGCGGGCGCGTACGCGGCGTGGCTGGGCGGCGCACTGCTGGTGGAGCTGCAGCAGTGGCGCGCGGCCGCTGAGAGCCTGCACCGCGCACAGCTGGTCTTGGAGAAGCTCTGTGCCGCCCTGCCCGAGGATGAGAGGACCGTGTTTAAGCAGAAG GTAGAAGAACTGAAGCCCAGTCTCCGTTACTGCGCGTACAACATCGGCGATGAGTCTGCGGCCGGCGACCTGGTTGCCATGCGCGGACAGGGGCTCATTGAGAACCTCGACACTCTTATGGCGCAAGCTAA GGAGTCTCGCTCTGGAGTGATGCATGAGATAGAATGGCGCGGTCGACGAGTCACTGTAAGACCAGAAAAAGTGCGTCTATTCCTCATCGCATTGCAAGATCTAGACAAGTCCGTCGCCAGTGCAGAGACTGTACAAGCCAAGATTGATATCCTCGAAAACATCCTCATGGATTGCAAGGACGCTATTTCAGCCATCAAGGACGAAATCAAAAGTGACCCCAAGCTTAAAACGGCTTCTGAATCGCAGATGTCTGGCATCAACTACTTGCTTTCTTATTTGATGTACTTGCGTCTGATGCGTACTATTGAGAGGAACAACTTGCTCGTACAACAGGCGGAGGAAGCTCGTAAGAACAACATACAAATTGACGGCAAGAAGGTCCGTCCTCAAGACCTCACTCGGCTCTATGAGATCATCTTGCAGAACTTCACTGAATTGCAACAGTTGCCCGGATTCGAAACTGACGCGGCATACCAGCAGGAAATAGAGACATTGACGAAGGCATACCGTGCGTTCCGTTGCTACTACATCGCTCAAGTGTTGACTGGGCTGCGTCGCTTCCGAGAGGCTCTCGCCATGTTGGAGCGTTGCAGCAACTACTCCGCCGAATCGCTGGCCAGCAAGCTCAGCGACAAACAACTCGTGGACAAGTTGCAAATATTGAAGAAGGACATAGAAAGCTGCAAATTCGAAGTCCATGCTGACTCCGTTCTTGAGGACGATGAAGAAGACGAAGACACGAAGTATACATCAAGTGGTAGGTCTTACAAGGACAAGAAACCTCTCGTTGATCGCTTGGACGAGTACAGGGAGGATACTCAGGTTCTCACTAAGAATCCCAACATCTACAAAATGCCGCCGCCGATGGAAGCTATTCCCTGCAAGCCGCTATTCTTCGACCTCGCTTGCAACTTTGTGGAGTTCCCGAACTTGGATGATAAGACCGGCGCAGCGGACAGTAAGAAGCAAGGTGCAGGCCTTACTGGACTAGTCAAGGGTTTCTTGGGATGGGGCAAAAGTGACAAGTAG
- the LOC110371404 gene encoding large ribosomal subunit protein eL29, whose protein sequence is MAKSKNHTNHNQNRKAHRNGIKKPRNQRHESTLGMDPKFLRNQRFCKKGNLKPAKQLARAAERKATREAKAKK, encoded by the exons ATGGCAAAGTCTAAGAATCACACAAATCACAACCAAA aCCGCAAAGCCCACAGGAATGGCATCAAAAAGCCTAGGAACCAAAGGCACGAATCCACCCTTGGC atGGACCCCAAGTTCCTGAGGAACCAAAGGTTCTGCAAAAAGGGTAACCTGAAGCCAGCAAAGCAGCTAGCGCGTGCCGCTGAGAGGAAAGCCACGCGGGAAGCTAAGGCCAAGAAATGA